The following proteins come from a genomic window of Gossypium raimondii isolate GPD5lz chromosome 5, ASM2569854v1, whole genome shotgun sequence:
- the LOC105768882 gene encoding uncharacterized protein LOC105768882 — protein MGTGDEVVEIESLERSLLPESVTGEQESEAVDEPVLYAASFGEMEEEFVKYQTAQWGLYSLVLVLAWGIGLFMLLYIPVRRYILRKDIRSRKLYLTPNSIVYKVTRPVPIPCFGVLKKEKHVLLPSVADVVIEQGYLQSFFGVYSLRIENVGLRRPPSDDLQIQGMVNPSAFRKAVLTRLSNMRTEVFSRQVSAIEDAPNSKILSPSAWHSPRKHDVVPPSGDLALLQKLEEVGSSVKRVQSLIEEQHGQASETAA, from the exons ATGGGGACTGGAGATGAAGTAGTGGAAATCGAGAGCTTAGAGAGAAGTTTGTTACCGGAATCCGTTACCGGAGAACAGGAGTCCGAGGCAGTCGATGAGCCGGTTCTTTACGCGGCGTCGTTTGGAGAGATGGAAGAAGAATTCGTTAAATACCAAACGGCTCAATGGGGTTTATACTCGTTGGTTTTAGTGTTAGCTTGGGGTATTGGGTTGTTCATGCTCTTATACATTCCTGTTCGAAGATACATCCTGCGTAAAGATATTCGATCCCGAAAGCTTTATCTTACTCCCAATTCAATCGTTTACAAA GTTACAAGGCCAGTGCCAATACCTTGTTTTGGGGTTTTAAAGAAAGAGAAGCATGTTCTATTACCCTCAGTTGCAGATGTTGTAATTGAACAAG GATATTTGCAGTCCTTCTTTGGTGTTTACTCACTCAGAATTGAGAACGTTGGTCTGAGGAGACCTCCTAGTGATGATTTACAAATCCAAGGAATGGTTAACCCGAGTGCTTTTAGGAAG GCTGTTTTGACACGCCTTTCGAATATGAGGACCGAGGTCTTCTCCCGACAAGTTTCTGCAATTGAAGATGCTCCAAATTCAAAGATTCTTTCACCATCTGCTTGG caTTCTCCACGTAAGCATGATGTTGTTCCTCCTTCAGGGGATCTTGCTTTACTACAGAAACTAGAGGAGGTTGGGAGTTCTGTGAAG AGAGTTCAATCATTGATTGAGGAACAGCATGGTCAAGCATCGGAAACTGCTGCTTGA
- the LOC105768883 gene encoding pectinesterase inhibitor 3, translating to MVTIPFFVLNILLFLSSSAATPESGADHDLVRSSCVHASYPSLCFRTLSSYSGPANTPRELAQAAVKVSLSRARKVSNYLSTSVTGYNKRERVALSDCVEQIDESMEELSKTLGELKHLRGETFEFQMSNAQTWVSAALTNEDTCLDGFEGVDGKVKSNVKRKITNVAKVTSNALYMINRLNESRGRHR from the coding sequence ATGGTGACAATCCCTTTCTTTGTCCTAAACATCCTCCTTTTCCTCTCCAGCTCCGCGGCCACACCAGAGAGCGGTGCAGATCACGACCTGGTCCGTTCATCATGTGTCCACGCCAGCTATCCAAGCCTCTGTTTTCGCACCCTTTCTTCCTACTCCGGCCCAGCCAACACCCCACGTGAGTTAGCCCAAGCCGCCGTAAAAGTCAGCCTGTCCCGTGCCCGTAAAGTGTCGAACTACTTGTCGACGAGTGTGACGGGGTACAACAAGAGGGAACGAGTCGCACTGAGTGACTGCGTGGAGCAAATAGATGAGTCGATGGAGGAGTTGAGCAAGACATTAGGGGAGTTGAAGCACTTGAGAGGGGAGACGTTCGAGTTTCAGATGAGTAATGCGCAGACATGGGTGAGTGCGGCGCTGACGAATGAGGACACGTGTCTTGATGGGTTCGAAGGAGTTGACGGCAAGGTTAAATCTAATGTGAAGAGGAAGATCACGAATGTGGCTAAAGTTACCAGTAATGCTCTGTACATGATCAATAGGCTCAATGAAAGTCGTGGTAGGCACCGTTGA
- the LOC105771044 gene encoding uncharacterized protein LOC105771044 → MNQLLDSHLEALAFNYVSFGIFTIVNNLWTWVAVITAAVSFWRIRAAGAATSSCSVKGREQRPSTSIDARRPIPEVEEKHPTASTSVSAPASVTETRVSPLVFNDGVTKGGKSTLTVYYEDDIGGESDGEMTGKEWCDGGGYCKEGEWWESWERVLRLRKGEMGWYRYQDSSAINGNVVRLWDESCRRGRYSSSCSVW, encoded by the coding sequence ATGAACCAGTTGTTGGATTCTCATCTCGAAGCTTTAGCTTTTAACTATGTAAGCTTTGGGATTTTCACTATTGTTAATAATCTATGGACGTGGGTCGCTGTTATCACGGCTGCGGTTAGTTTTTGGAGGATTAGAGCCGCCGGCGCCGCTACCTCATCATGTTCCGTTAAAGGTCGTGAACAAAGACCTTCGACATCCATCGATGCTCGACGACCAATTCCAGAAGTTGAAGAAAAGCACCCGACGGCTTCAACTTCGGTTTCAGCTCCAGCCTCCGTTACGGAAACGCGTGTTTCGCCGTTAGTTTTCAATGATGGGGTGACGAAAGGAGGGAAGTCAACGTTGACTGTTTATTACGAGGATGATATCGGAGGGGAGAGTGACGGTGAGATGACGGGGAAGGAATGGTGTGACGGTGGTGGGTATTGCAAGGAAGGGGAGTGGTGGGAGAGTTGGGAAAGAGTGTTGAGGTTGAGGAAAGGGGAGATGGGGTGGTACCGTTATCAGGATTCGTCGGCGATAAACGGCAATGTTGTTAGGTTATGGGATGAATCGTGTAGGAGAGGAAGGTACAGCTCAAGCTGTTCTGTATGGTAG